From the Paenibacillus sp. R14(2021) genome, the window GTGCGGGTGAACTTCAAGGAGATGATGCAGCGTTTGACGAATGCGCTCATTCATGGCATCGAGCAAGCTCCGGGGGCGATTCATGATTTTGAAGTCGGCTGCGAGCTTGTGATACGTGATTCTTGTATGATGATAATTCGAAAAGAATCCATAACTTCTCTTACTAAAGGTACTTAAATGATTAAAGTCACAGGCGTATAATTAAAGTGGAACTTTTTGAAGATGGAGGAATGGCTATGATCCCAGCTGGTCCGTCATGGGACTTGGAGATGGTCGTTACATGGGGAGACTGCGATGCGGCGGGGATTTCCTACTACGCCAGAAGCTTCGATTGGTTCACGAACGGGCGGTTCGGCTTGCTTGCCGCCTATGGTTTCCCTTATATGGAAACATTTCATGCCGCAGGGATATCCATGGTGTGCTTAACGGCGGACTGCCAATATAAGCGAATGCTGAGGCCGGAGGAAAGCATCGTCCTGCAAACGGCGCTGACAGTCTTTACGCGCAGCCGAGTGGCATTTGCTTACCGGATATATAAGATTAACGGCGAGCTCGCTGCCGAAGGAGCAACAACACATGCCTACATAGGGGGCAATGGAAAGCCTGTTAATTTGGAGCGGAAATATCCGAACCTGTGGGAGCGTTTGACCAAACAATGGTCTCCTACGGATCAACGGGCGAGAATGCCCGCGGACGGGAGAGACGGTATGCATGAATAATCAACGAATAGGCATAACGGGCATGGGTGCGGTCACTCCGATCGGAATCGGGGTGTCCTCTTATTGGTTTCACCTCCTTGCGGGTACAAGCGGCATCTCGGAAATAAGCCGGTTCGATGCCAGTGGACTGCCTGTAAGAATTGCGGCAGAGGTGAAGGATTTCGCGGCTGCGGACTTCATGCCGCGGAAAATAGCGGGGCAGACGGACATATTCATGCAGTTTGCGATCGCGGCCGCGAAGGAAGCCCTGGAACAAAGCAAGCCGGCCGCAGCGCCGGAACGCATCGGCATTGTGCTTGGCACCGCGCTGGGCGGGATTTCCACCGTCGTCGATACGCAGCACCAAATAACCCGGAGCGGGAGCTACCGGGTTACTCCGCATCTGGTGCCTAAGCTGCTTGGGAACATAGCGGCTGCGCATATCGGCATCATTCACGGCTTTAGAGGTCCGAGCTATACGATCAATACCGCCTGCTCTTCTGGAGCGGATGCCATTGGAATGGGCGCTATGCTGCTGCGGTCCGGGCAAGCGGACGTCGTTGTCGCGGTTGGAGCGGAGTCCATTCTGAGCGGCTTGATGGGTGCCGGCCTGGCCTCTGCCCGGGCGTTATCACAACGCAACGACGAGCCGTCCAAGGCAAGCCGGCCGTTCGAATTGAACCGCGACGGCTTCGTGATGGGCGAAGGAGCGGGAGCTGTTGTGTTGGAACTGCTGGAGGATGCCGAGGCACGCGGAGCAGATATCCAGGCAGAGCTTCTCGGTTATGCGAATTGTACGGATGCTTATCATGTAACCTCCCCCGAGCCGGAAGGACGGGGAGAGGTTCTTTGCATGCAGCAGGCGTTGCGGCAGGCGGGACTGGCTCCCGAGGATATCGACTACGTGAACGCCCACGGGACATCGACGCCGCTTGGCGACGAGATTGAAACGAAAGCGCTCCAAACCGTTTTCGGCGAGCGGTCGCGGCATTTGCCGGTGAGC encodes:
- a CDS encoding thioesterase family protein, with amino-acid sequence MIPAGPSWDLEMVVTWGDCDAAGISYYARSFDWFTNGRFGLLAAYGFPYMETFHAAGISMVCLTADCQYKRMLRPEESIVLQTALTVFTRSRVAFAYRIYKINGELAAEGATTHAYIGGNGKPVNLERKYPNLWERLTKQWSPTDQRARMPADGRDGMHE
- the fabF gene encoding beta-ketoacyl-ACP synthase II, which translates into the protein MNNQRIGITGMGAVTPIGIGVSSYWFHLLAGTSGISEISRFDASGLPVRIAAEVKDFAAADFMPRKIAGQTDIFMQFAIAAAKEALEQSKPAAAPERIGIVLGTALGGISTVVDTQHQITRSGSYRVTPHLVPKLLGNIAAAHIGIIHGFRGPSYTINTACSSGADAIGMGAMLLRSGQADVVVAVGAESILSGLMGAGLASARALSQRNDEPSKASRPFELNRDGFVMGEGAGAVVLELLEDAEARGADIQAELLGYANCTDAYHVTSPEPEGRGEVLCMQQALRQAGLAPEDIDYVNAHGTSTPLGDEIETKALQTVFGERSRHLPVSSTKGATGHLMGAGGVTELIACIQAIREGWLPPTLNYEEKDPRCDLDFVPNRARQASVRTAMSNSFGFGGQNTSLIVGRYDGSSKR